ATCCCTTTCGATGCATGGGTGATGGTTACTTTATGGTCGATGAGCTCTCTAAGGTTCTGACACACCTCACGCATAGCTTTTGTTGGTACAACAAGCAGGATGTGGTCGGCTCCACTCACGACCCGATCCAACTGATTATCAGCGACTATCCGTTCAGGTATGGTAACACCCTTTAAATACTTCTCATTTGCACGTGTTTCATTTATCTCATCTGCATGCTCTTTACGGTGAGCCCATAGGGCTACTTCATGACCATTATCTGCAAGGACAATGGCAAGAGCTGTTCCCCAGCTGCCTGCCCCTAAAACGGCTACTTTTCCCATGATACCTGCTCCCTTCTTGAAATTCCCTTAACTCCGCTTTCTGGCGAAGATTTTAATAGGCGTACCTTCAAAACCGAAAGCTTCACGGATTCGATTTTCAAGGAAACGCTCATAAGTGAAGTGCATCAGTTCCGGTTCGTTTACAAAAACTACGAAGCTTGGAGGTTTAACAGACACCTGCGTGGCATAAAAGATTTTTAACTTTTGTCCTTTTATGGAAGGTGATGGATTCATAGCCAAAGCATCCATAATCACTTCATTTAATATATTTGTTTGAACACGTTTGGCATGATTCTCACTTGCCTCCAGTATTCTTGGAAGTAAGGTGTGAACACGCTTTTTAGTTTTGGCTGATAAAAATACAACAGGAGCATAATCCAAAAAGCGAAAGTTTGAACGAACCTTGTCTTCGAATTCTTTCATCGTTTTCTCTTCCACTTCCACTGTATCCCATTTATTTACTACAATAATAACAGCTTTTCCGGCTTCGTGAGCATAGCCGGCTATCTTTTTATCCTGTTCCTGAATTCCTGTATCTGCATCAATCAAGGATAAAACCACATCGGAACGCTCTATAGCTTTCATCGCTCTCATTATACTGTATTTTTCAGTAGCCTCGTAGATTTTTCCGCGCTTTCTCATACCTGCCGTATCAATTATAACGTAATCTCGATCATCTTTTGAAAAAGGGGTGTCTATAGCATCTCTAGTTGTTCCTGCTATATCGCTTACAATGACTCGTTCTTGTCCTAAAAGAGTATTTACTAATG
The Halobacillus halophilus DSM 2266 DNA segment above includes these coding regions:
- the der gene encoding ribosome biogenesis GTPase Der; the protein is MRKSVMAIVGRPNVGKSTIFNRLVGERISIVEDTPGVTRDRIYAEGEWLNERFNVIDTGGIELGDEPLLVQMREQAQVAIDEADVIVFMVNGRDGITGADEEVAKILYKSNKPVVLAVNKVDNPEMRENIYEFYSLGFGEPHPISGTHGLGLGDMLDEVVKYFPEKILEEIDDDIIRFSVIGRPNVGKSSLVNTLLGQERVIVSDIAGTTRDAIDTPFSKDDRDYVIIDTAGMRKRGKIYEATEKYSIMRAMKAIERSDVVLSLIDADTGIQEQDKKIAGYAHEAGKAVIIVVNKWDTVEVEEKTMKEFEDKVRSNFRFLDYAPVVFLSAKTKKRVHTLLPRILEASENHAKRVQTNILNEVIMDALAMNPSPSIKGQKLKIFYATQVSVKPPSFVVFVNEPELMHFTYERFLENRIREAFGFEGTPIKIFARKRS